The following are encoded together in the Streptomyces rapamycinicus NRRL 5491 genome:
- a CDS encoding SDR family NAD(P)-dependent oxidoreductase: MKDVVGSPQSLLVLGGTSEIALATVRRLITRRARTVWLAGRPSPALESTARQLRDLGADTLTVPFDALAPEAHEVTLGKVFAEGDIDLVLLAFGVLGVQARDETDPPAAVRVAQTNYTGAVSAALICANAMRRQGHGSLVVLSSAAAGRVRRTDFIHASAKAGLDAFARGLGDALRGTGVHVMVVRPGFVRTKLTAGLRPAPLATTPQAVAEAIEEGLRRRAPVVWVPGALRLMTAAPRLLPRAVSRLGGPRRGAGPC; this comes from the coding sequence ATGAAGGACGTCGTCGGTTCCCCGCAGTCGCTGCTCGTCCTGGGCGGCACCTCCGAGATCGCCCTGGCGACCGTCCGCCGCCTGATCACCCGCCGCGCCCGTACGGTCTGGCTGGCCGGCCGTCCCTCGCCCGCCCTGGAGTCGACCGCGCGGCAGTTGCGGGACCTCGGTGCCGACACCCTTACGGTGCCCTTCGACGCGCTCGCCCCCGAGGCCCACGAGGTGACCCTGGGCAAGGTCTTCGCCGAGGGCGACATCGACCTGGTGCTGCTGGCCTTCGGCGTCCTGGGCGTCCAGGCGCGGGACGAGACCGATCCCCCGGCGGCGGTCCGGGTCGCCCAGACCAACTACACCGGCGCCGTCTCCGCGGCCCTGATCTGCGCCAACGCCATGCGCCGCCAGGGCCATGGCTCGCTGGTGGTGCTCTCATCGGCCGCCGCCGGACGGGTCCGCCGCACCGACTTCATCCACGCCTCCGCCAAGGCCGGGCTCGACGCGTTCGCCCGGGGGCTGGGGGACGCGCTGCGCGGCACGGGCGTCCATGTGATGGTCGTACGCCCCGGCTTCGTCCGTACGAAGCTCACGGCCGGGCTGCGGCCCGCACCGCTGGCCACCACGCCGCAGGCGGTCGCCGAGGCCATCGAGGAGGGGCTGCGGCGGCGCGCCCCGGTCGTCTGGGTGCCGGGCGCGCTGCGGCTGATGACGGCGGCACCCCGCCTGCTGCCCCGCGCCGTCTCCCGGCTGG
- a CDS encoding YihY/virulence factor BrkB family protein, producing MESLTRLPVVGPALAWLMRSHAWRTYERLDRVHWTRLAAAITFTSFIAFFPLIAVGAAIGAATLTQAQMAQLQKKLAQQIPGISGQLDLGALVQNAATIGVVAGALLLFTGISWVGSLRECLRAVWELEEDPGNPLVRKVKDAFVLIGLGGVALVSFAVSALAATAVGRVARLIGIPENGVGGWLLRIAAFLIAVGADVLLLCYVLTWLPGVEPPRRTVAVAALIGAIGFELLKLLLSSYLKDVAAKSMYGAFGVPIALLLWINFTAKLTLYCAAWTAIPPAAQAEHEAEWAAEADKAQPSEPEEPPEPEESSEPSGRPEPSGPPEPEVEKHRAGGPEGPPAAA from the coding sequence ATGGAATCGTTGACCCGGCTGCCTGTCGTCGGCCCCGCCCTGGCCTGGCTGATGCGCTCCCACGCCTGGCGTACGTACGAACGGCTCGACCGCGTCCACTGGACCCGGCTCGCCGCCGCGATCACGTTCACCAGCTTCATCGCCTTCTTCCCGCTCATCGCCGTCGGGGCGGCGATCGGCGCGGCGACGCTCACCCAGGCACAGATGGCGCAGCTCCAGAAGAAGCTCGCCCAGCAGATCCCCGGTATCTCCGGCCAGCTCGACCTGGGCGCACTCGTCCAGAACGCCGCCACGATCGGGGTCGTCGCGGGCGCCCTGCTGCTGTTCACCGGCATCAGCTGGGTGGGCTCGCTGCGCGAGTGCCTGCGCGCCGTATGGGAGCTGGAGGAGGACCCCGGCAACCCGCTGGTGCGGAAGGTCAAGGACGCGTTCGTGCTGATCGGGCTGGGCGGGGTGGCGCTCGTCTCGTTCGCCGTGTCCGCCCTGGCCGCCACCGCCGTGGGCCGGGTCGCCCGGCTCATCGGCATCCCCGAGAACGGGGTCGGCGGCTGGCTGCTGCGGATCGCCGCGTTCCTCATCGCCGTCGGCGCCGACGTCCTGCTGCTGTGCTACGTGCTGACCTGGCTCCCGGGCGTGGAGCCGCCGCGCCGTACGGTCGCGGTCGCCGCGCTCATCGGGGCGATCGGCTTCGAACTGCTCAAGCTGCTGCTCAGCAGCTATCTGAAGGACGTGGCGGCCAAGAGCATGTACGGGGCGTTCGGGGTGCCCATCGCACTGCTGCTGTGGATCAACTTCACCGCGAAACTCACGTTGTACTGCGCCGCCTGGACCGCCATCCCGCCCGCCGCCCAGGCCGAGCACGAGGCGGAATGGGCGGCCGAGGCGGACAAGGCCCAGCCGTCCGAACCGGAGGAGCCGCCCGAGCCGGAGGAGTCGTCGGAGCCGTCCGGGCGGCCCGAGCCGTCGGGGCCGCCCGAGCCGGAGGTCGAGAAGCACCGCGCCGGCGGGCCGGAAGGCCCGCCGGCGGCGGCGTGA
- a CDS encoding D-alanyl-D-alanine carboxypeptidase family protein, with amino-acid sequence MPTPSFTSTHVRHSTRKRTGESIDKSAGKISGESTGKISGKGRTPARRAVAPLAATAAALLLCGPLAAAPAHAADQPGGSADAVKPPAHMSTVGGKRLGRPDTQVDPKPGAPALPKGLSGKSWLVADAESGDVLASHNAHWQLPPASTLKMLFADTLLPKMPKTKTHKVQLSDLEGMGEGSSLVGVKENYTYSVHDLWLGVFLRSGNDAVHVLAAMNGGVPATVREMQAHAKYLNARDTHVVTPDGYDEKGQVSSAYDLTLFARSGLQKADFREYCSTATAQFPGVFEKDKKGKKTRSSFGIQNTNRLLTGLGVEPYKGIAGVKNGNTTNAGATFTGVAQRGDRVLLVTVMNPQEQQPNEVYKETAKLFDWGFKASGSVNPVGTLVRPGAAGANHPSAGGEDGHKHAQASVSADGGSSGGMWTAMGITGGSLALLGAVAFGVHRRWPLPELVRRRSRD; translated from the coding sequence GTGCCCACACCTTCCTTCACCAGCACTCACGTCCGACACAGCACCCGTAAGCGCACCGGCGAGAGCATCGACAAGAGCGCCGGCAAGATCTCCGGCGAGAGCACCGGCAAGATCTCCGGCAAGGGCCGCACCCCCGCCCGCCGCGCCGTGGCTCCGCTGGCCGCCACCGCCGCCGCCCTCCTGCTGTGCGGTCCGCTCGCCGCCGCCCCGGCGCACGCCGCCGACCAGCCGGGCGGCTCGGCCGACGCGGTCAAGCCGCCCGCGCACATGTCCACGGTGGGCGGGAAGCGGCTCGGCCGCCCCGACACCCAGGTGGACCCGAAGCCGGGCGCGCCCGCGCTGCCCAAGGGGCTCAGCGGGAAGTCGTGGCTGGTGGCCGACGCCGAGTCGGGCGATGTGCTCGCCTCGCACAACGCCCACTGGCAGCTGCCGCCCGCGTCCACGCTGAAGATGCTGTTCGCGGACACGCTGCTGCCGAAGATGCCGAAGACGAAGACCCACAAGGTGCAGCTGTCCGACCTGGAGGGAATGGGTGAGGGCAGCAGCCTGGTCGGGGTCAAGGAGAACTACACCTACTCGGTCCACGACCTGTGGCTCGGCGTCTTCCTGCGCTCGGGCAACGACGCGGTGCATGTGCTGGCGGCCATGAACGGCGGGGTCCCGGCGACCGTAAGGGAGATGCAGGCACACGCGAAGTACCTGAACGCCCGGGACACCCATGTGGTCACCCCGGACGGCTACGACGAGAAGGGCCAGGTCAGCAGCGCGTACGACCTGACCCTCTTCGCCCGCTCGGGGCTGCAGAAGGCGGATTTCCGGGAGTACTGCTCGACGGCGACCGCGCAGTTCCCCGGTGTGTTCGAGAAGGACAAGAAGGGCAAGAAGACCCGCTCCAGCTTCGGCATCCAGAACACCAACCGGCTGCTGACCGGCCTCGGCGTGGAGCCCTACAAGGGCATCGCCGGGGTCAAGAACGGCAACACCACGAACGCGGGCGCCACCTTCACCGGAGTCGCCCAGCGCGGCGACCGGGTACTGCTGGTCACCGTCATGAATCCGCAGGAGCAGCAGCCGAACGAGGTCTACAAGGAGACCGCGAAGCTCTTCGACTGGGGGTTCAAGGCGTCGGGCTCGGTGAACCCGGTCGGCACCCTCGTCCGGCCGGGCGCGGCGGGCGCGAACCACCCCTCGGCCGGTGGCGAGGACGGCCATAAGCACGCCCAGGCGTCCGTCTCGGCGGACGGCGGAAGTTCGGGCGGCATGTGGACCGCGATGGGCATCACGGGCGGCTCCCTGGCGCTGCTGGGCGCGGTGGCCTTCGGGGTGCACCGCCGCTGGCCGCTCCCGGAGCTGGTGCGCCGCCGCTCGCGCGACTGA
- a CDS encoding SCO4848 family membrane protein, with the protein MKLSRPVSWFLLAFGVWSWVIWFTFVKNLWKDASGLAFDDSGDPTAYFWVHLLLAITSFLLGTAIGVIGLRGVRALRRNDASE; encoded by the coding sequence ATGAAGCTCAGCCGCCCCGTGTCCTGGTTCCTGCTCGCCTTCGGGGTCTGGAGCTGGGTCATCTGGTTCACCTTTGTCAAAAATTTGTGGAAGGACGCCAGCGGACTCGCCTTCGACGACTCCGGCGACCCCACCGCGTACTTTTGGGTGCATCTGCTGCTCGCGATCACCTCGTTTCTCTTGGGGACGGCGATCGGGGTGATCGGGTTGCGTGGTGTGCGCGCCCTGCGCCGGAACGACGCCTCCGAGTAG
- a CDS encoding metallophosphoesterase: MVVLYVLIALVVVGLLTGVHWYVWRRLVRDTTARGGWARRTGTAAAFALPLISVGALIAGRAGAPFPLQRALAWPGYLWLALLLYLTLALLAGEAVRPLLRAWLSRSEPADVRSAEGPGVSGGLPTAFADHSGAAAPAPAPAPAAVGTGGREGAAAEGGAGSAAGDGLGAAVVSEAEAVADGAIEAPAGAVGPTAAGAAKVAEGDAAKPIPQAPAKATPQAAAKPIPQAAAKATPQAPAKPIPQAAAKATPQAAAKATPQAAAEPTAQTAAEAAKGGAADAGDAAPAPSRRLFVARAVAVGATAVAAGTVGYGTYTVLRGPRVKRITVPLARLPRRAHGFRIAVVSDIHLGPILGRDHTRRVVEAVNRTNPDLVAVVGDLVDGSVADLGPAAEPLRGLSARHGSYFVTGNHEYYSGAAEWVDHVRELGLRPLENERTELPGFDLAGVNDVAGESEGHGPDFGKALGDRDRSRASVLLAHQPVVIHDAVRAGVDLQLSGHTHGGQLWPGNYVAELANPTAAGLDRYGDTQLYVTRGAGAWGPPVRVGAPPDVTVVELASTRA, translated from the coding sequence ATGGTCGTGCTCTACGTCCTGATCGCACTGGTCGTCGTCGGTCTGCTGACCGGCGTCCACTGGTACGTGTGGCGGCGGCTCGTCCGCGACACCACGGCGCGCGGGGGGTGGGCGCGCCGTACGGGCACGGCGGCGGCCTTCGCGCTGCCGCTGATCAGCGTCGGCGCGCTGATCGCGGGCCGCGCGGGCGCGCCCTTCCCCCTCCAGCGCGCCCTCGCCTGGCCGGGCTACCTCTGGCTCGCCCTCCTCCTGTACCTGACCCTGGCCCTCCTGGCGGGCGAGGCGGTACGCCCCCTGCTGCGCGCCTGGCTGAGCCGTAGCGAGCCCGCTGATGTGCGGTCGGCCGAGGGCCCGGGGGTGTCAGGCGGACTGCCGACGGCGTTCGCCGACCACAGTGGCGCCGCCGCTCCGGCTCCCGCTCCCGCTCCGGCGGCCGTCGGCACGGGCGGCCGCGAGGGCGCGGCGGCCGAAGGCGGCGCGGGCTCAGCGGCCGGAGATGGCCTGGGCGCCGCTGTGGTGAGTGAAGCCGAGGCCGTCGCCGACGGGGCCATCGAGGCCCCGGCCGGGGCAGTGGGGCCCACTGCGGCCGGGGCGGCCAAGGTCGCCGAGGGCGACGCCGCCAAGCCCATCCCGCAGGCGCCTGCCAAGGCCACCCCGCAGGCGGCTGCCAAGCCCATCCCGCAGGCGGCTGCCAAGGCCACCCCGCAGGCGCCTGCCAAGCCCATCCCGCAGGCGGCTGCCAAGGCCACCCCGCAGGCGGCTGCCAAGGCCACCCCGCAGGCGGCCGCCGAGCCCACCGCACAGACGGCCGCCGAGGCGGCCAAGGGCGGCGCGGCGGATGCCGGGGACGCGGCCCCCGCGCCCTCTCGCCGTCTCTTCGTCGCGCGGGCCGTCGCCGTCGGGGCCACCGCCGTGGCGGCCGGGACGGTCGGGTACGGGACGTACACCGTGTTGCGTGGGCCGCGGGTCAAGCGGATCACCGTGCCGCTCGCCAGGCTGCCGCGCCGGGCGCACGGCTTCCGGATCGCCGTCGTCAGCGATATCCACCTCGGGCCGATCCTGGGCCGCGACCACACCCGGCGGGTGGTCGAGGCGGTCAATCGCACCAACCCCGACCTCGTCGCCGTCGTCGGCGACCTCGTGGACGGCAGCGTGGCCGACCTCGGCCCGGCCGCCGAGCCGCTGCGCGGGCTGAGCGCCCGCCACGGCAGCTACTTCGTCACCGGCAACCACGAGTACTACTCGGGCGCCGCCGAGTGGGTGGACCACGTCCGCGAACTGGGCCTGCGGCCCCTGGAGAACGAGCGCACCGAGCTGCCCGGCTTCGATCTCGCCGGGGTGAACGACGTCGCGGGCGAGAGCGAGGGCCACGGCCCCGACTTCGGCAAGGCGCTCGGCGACCGCGACCGCTCACGCGCCTCCGTGCTGCTCGCCCATCAGCCGGTGGTGATCCACGACGCGGTGAGGGCGGGCGTGGACCTCCAGCTCTCCGGCCATACCCACGGCGGTCAGCTGTGGCCCGGCAACTATGTGGCCGAGCTCGCCAACCCCACCGCCGCCGGGCTCGACCGGTACGGCGACACCCAGCTCTATGTGACCCGTGGCGCGGGCGCGTGGGGCCCGCCGGTACGGGTCGGGGCGCCCCCGGACGTCACCGTCGTGGAGCTCGCCTCGACCCGCGCCTGA
- a CDS encoding VanZ family protein, with amino-acid sequence MATAYALPIKTAAALFPLLALLLLLPTAVTLYRRHGVMSPGRTLSLYGFLYYLLTAYCMTIVPLPKQTADMCRRFAMVAHPQWVPGNTFSDIWKEAHHKIGLNALVLQNPAVAGTVFNLLLLLPLGVFLRYHFRRSLPAAAAIGLAISLSFELTQWTGVWGLYSCPYRLFDVDDLIVNTSGAVIGWLLAGPVARMLPALEMLDGRALAARPVPFGRRLTALVVDVAGYVVASVFTAAVMIHQDGSAPTWMLVGIFVAWFVLLPLATGATPGKRLLLLKLVADDGGPLVAWRLTLRALLIGALMMPFLAGLFLAVLTLLNEPYPSGLFATVRDSGTQGAAAILMALSPTQLLAVMVGFTLTAVCVRKTLRHPDRLAPHDRVSGIRNATLPHRRAVLAAARGAGQAADRAPLPVARADAEAPAAAPGRPVATLVTTGPGPAKDQGSAANSR; translated from the coding sequence ATGGCCACCGCCTACGCTCTCCCGATCAAGACCGCTGCCGCACTCTTCCCCCTGCTGGCACTCTTATTGCTGCTGCCGACAGCCGTCACCCTCTACCGCCGTCACGGCGTGATGTCCCCGGGGCGGACGCTGTCGCTCTACGGCTTCCTCTACTACCTGCTCACCGCCTACTGCATGACGATCGTGCCGCTGCCGAAGCAGACCGCCGACATGTGCCGGCGGTTCGCGATGGTGGCTCATCCGCAGTGGGTGCCCGGGAACACCTTCAGCGACATCTGGAAGGAGGCGCACCACAAGATCGGGCTCAACGCGCTGGTCCTCCAGAACCCCGCCGTCGCCGGGACCGTCTTCAACCTGCTGCTGCTCCTGCCGCTCGGAGTCTTCCTGCGCTATCACTTCCGACGCTCGCTGCCCGCCGCCGCCGCGATCGGCCTCGCCATCTCGCTGTCCTTCGAGCTGACACAGTGGACCGGGGTGTGGGGCCTCTACAGCTGCCCGTACCGCCTCTTCGACGTGGACGACCTGATCGTCAACACCTCGGGAGCGGTGATCGGCTGGCTGCTGGCCGGGCCGGTCGCGCGGATGCTGCCCGCGCTGGAGATGCTGGACGGGCGGGCGCTGGCGGCGCGCCCGGTGCCGTTCGGACGGCGGCTGACGGCGCTGGTCGTGGACGTGGCCGGATATGTCGTCGCCTCGGTGTTCACCGCCGCCGTGATGATCCACCAGGACGGGTCGGCCCCGACCTGGATGCTGGTGGGAATCTTCGTGGCCTGGTTCGTACTGCTGCCGCTGGCGACCGGGGCGACCCCCGGAAAGCGGCTGTTGCTGCTGAAGCTGGTGGCGGACGACGGCGGCCCGCTGGTGGCCTGGCGGCTGACCCTGCGCGCGCTGCTGATCGGGGCGCTGATGATGCCGTTCCTGGCGGGGCTGTTCCTGGCGGTGCTGACGCTGCTGAACGAGCCGTATCCGTCCGGCCTGTTCGCCACCGTCCGCGACTCGGGCACGCAGGGCGCGGCGGCGATCCTCATGGCGCTGAGCCCCACTCAGCTGCTGGCGGTGATGGTCGGATTCACGCTGACGGCGGTCTGCGTACGGAAGACGCTGCGCCACCCGGACCGGCTGGCCCCGCACGACCGCGTCTCGGGCATCCGCAACGCGACGCTGCCGCACAGGCGGGCGGTGCTGGCGGCGGCGCGGGGGGCGGGACAGGCTGCCGACCGTGCCCCGCTCCCGGTGGCGCGGGCGGACGCCGAGGCACCGGCCGCCGCACCCGGCCGTCCCGTGGCCACCCTGGTCACCACCGGCCCCGGTCCGGCGAAGGATCAGGGGTCCGCCGCCAATTCCCGCTGA
- a CDS encoding succinate dehydrogenase iron-sulfur subunit — MSTPTLEKSDRAPEAADATASHLITVTFRIRRFNPEVSDQAVWEDFQIDMDPKERVLDGLHKIKWELDGTLTFRRSCAHGICGSDAMRINGRNRLACKTLIKDISPEKPITVEPIKGLTVLKDLIVDMEPFFQAYRDVMPFLITTGNEPTRERLQSAADRERFDDTTKCILCAACTSSCPVFWNDGQYFGPAAIVNAHRFIFDSRDEGGEQRLEILNDKDGVWRCRTTFNCTEACPRGIEVTKAIQEVKRALITRRF; from the coding sequence ATGAGCACCCCCACTCTCGAGAAGTCCGACCGGGCCCCCGAGGCGGCCGACGCCACCGCCTCGCACCTGATCACCGTCACCTTCCGGATCCGGCGCTTCAACCCGGAGGTCTCGGACCAGGCGGTCTGGGAGGACTTCCAGATCGACATGGATCCGAAGGAGCGCGTCCTCGACGGTCTCCACAAGATCAAGTGGGAGCTGGACGGCACCCTGACCTTCCGCCGCTCCTGCGCCCACGGCATCTGCGGATCCGACGCGATGCGGATCAACGGTCGCAACCGGCTGGCCTGCAAGACGCTGATCAAGGACATCAGCCCGGAGAAGCCCATCACGGTCGAGCCGATCAAGGGGCTCACGGTCCTCAAGGACCTGATCGTGGACATGGAGCCGTTCTTCCAGGCGTACCGCGATGTGATGCCCTTCCTGATCACGACCGGCAACGAGCCGACGCGTGAGCGGCTGCAGTCCGCGGCGGACCGCGAGCGGTTCGACGACACCACCAAGTGCATCCTGTGCGCCGCGTGCACCTCGTCGTGCCCGGTGTTCTGGAACGACGGCCAGTACTTCGGCCCGGCGGCGATCGTCAACGCGCACCGCTTCATCTTCGACTCGCGTGACGAGGGTGGTGAGCAGCGGCTGGAGATCCTGAACGACAAGGACGGCGTCTGGCGCTGCCGTACGACCTTCAACTGCACGGAGGCGTGCCCGCGAGGGATCGAGGTCACGAAGGCCATCCAGGAGGTGAAGCGCGCGCTGATCACGCGGCGCTTCTGA